CTGGTACAATGCGATTCCATGGACCGGGTCGGGAGGGCCACTGAACACTAAGAGACAAGAAAATCTTCGTTTCaaacactagggggcagtgtcaAGTACCCGaaacacaccacaaacaaaacaaacgtgTACAGTGTTAAATCTAGAGAGagatttaaattgaaataagtgagtgtagtttcCATGGCATTAAAggcctccactgtttgttttcaaacacgctttcccttgacaaaggtatgttaaacacacCGAAACATTAGGAAGCTGAATTCATAGCATCAGCTCACCAGTCACTTCCTGGACGAAGGTGGCGTTTCTGCGGAGCTCAGACAGGAAGTGATGCGAGCCATGATTGCAGAGGTAGAGAAGGATCTTCAGCACCTGGGCAGGAGGGAGATGTGGAGAGATCACTGTTAGAGCAGCATtgctattttaatatatatacagtggcaaAAAAATACTCTTCTGGTTATCCTCAGGGTATATTATCTAGTTTTAATTAAAGAAACGTAGTACAAATGATTTGACACATCTTTCTCAATGTATATTCAGTACAGGTAATGCTAGTGAGAGAATGCATGAGGTAGTGTAAGCGCTGCAGTGCTCACCTTCAGTTTAACATGGCAGGACTCACTCTGCAGCCTCTCCAGGAGATACTGCAGCAGACACTGACAGCCTCCCACGGACTCATGGGACACCTCTGCAGTGCCACACCGTTAGGGAGCAGAACAGCACCTTCATCCGTTTAACAAACCACTTCCTACACCTGCTCGGTCTCCCAGGCAACTCGGTTCAGAAGGAGGATCGGTTCTGTTtcttaccattattattattattattattattattattattattattattattattatagtagaaCATGTCATACCAATCTTGTGATGCTGGTTGTCTGCTCTGGATCCTTACTCCTGCTGAAATGGATCAGCCCATATTAATATCTACACAGAGAAACCTGAATTAGCTGCTCACCTATGAGTTGCTGTGGTGGATTACGCTAGTTCAATGTGGACCATATAAGGCTTTACTGTGTTTGAGCCAAATGATATAGGCCCTATATTCTAAAGATGAATTGAATGATACAGCATATCCGGGTCAAGGGTGTGGCCCAGAACTGTACGATTCTATGTGTAAATTACATAAGCTTCTGATTGTTTCTTTACTTATGTGTTTATTTGCTTTTACAAAGACAGATCAGATAAAAGGATACTGCCAATTTCTTCAAACAGGTACCCGGGACATGCAGTATCATCATCAGAGGTGGCTTTCATCAGAGTGGGCACCTGTGaagaggggggggagggagagacacagagaagaGTCAGTCCATCTCATTTCAGACAGGCCCCTAGATCTACACTGCCTGCAACAGAATCCGATGCCTTCCACAGTGCAGCCCACCACCGTTACCATTCAAACCCACCGCCTTCCACAGTGCAGCCCACCACCGTTACCACTCAAACCCACCGCCTTCCACAGTGCAGCCCACCACCGTTAccactcaaacccactgcagctCTACCACTAAAACAACTCCAGTCCTATAGCTTCCACACTGCACAACATAAGAAACGACATATAAGCATTGCCGAAGCTACAATTCTATACGCCAAAGGCTGACCTAACGCACACCAATAAACAGACCAATGCAACAGGGCTATTTCCCTTTTAGTCCGAAATGATCAGGTGAAGGTCGTATCAAGTCGGCTAAATTTTAAAGCACTTTCAGAACGtcagaacacaaacacaacaatGACCAATCACGACACGACACACCCGGTGAACACTTTAAATGGGACACTAGCGTTACGTGAACGGCTTGTTGAACTGGCATACGGTTTGTAAACAATCAATCGATGCTACAATATGAAGAAACGCTACGCTTCTAGTCTATCGTTACCTACTTTTTGAAGGAACCCCAGCCTATCAACCAGGGATGCCATGATGTTGCACAGTCAGAGTCAGCTGATCGTCCACACCAACGTAGGGCGGGACTAATAGCGACGATCAACCAACCACTGCGTTCTGATTAACTATTCTCCCTAACCATTGGCTCTCTGTAGTGACTGGTTCCGCCCTTTCATCTAACGAAAACACAATAGGGCAATTAAGTGACTGACAGCAGGCTTTACCAATTataaatgctctaaaaaaaaaaaaaagcgagatCCAATAGGCTCACAATCAACACGGTATACAGGTCAACAACATGGTGGCGGCCAGAGGACTCTAATTAAATACAGAACTGATTTTAAAGGACTTTCTTATTTGATTAAATATCCATTTTTATGAAAAACCTTCTAGCATATCAATTGCATCTAATATTGTGTCACAATTGCATAACGCCTTAACTAACACTACCAGTCAAGTACTGTATGTTTCCACGCCTTCTATTTGTCAGATATTAACATCGAGTTGTTAATTTATTTAACGTTAAAGGTTGAGGTGTTACAGGCTGCCGTGAGGGCGATGTCGGGGACAAATGTGTGGAACCGCAGCCGGGAGAGAATGCGGCGCTTCCCGGAGTTGTTAGCTCAGTGCGCCGAGGAGGTGAGGCTGTCGACTCGGGGGAAGTGTTAACATATTTTCTGGTTTATATTAACTGTTGTGActattttacaaacacaaaacatttttggTGTAGCTAATATTAATTGCTGGAGCCGCTTGATAACTATTACCTGACGCAGACTTTTCTTAAATGTCGCGTAACGTTTGTTTTCAACGCAGGCTGCTGTTTACGGGAAATGTGTGTCCGTCACGACTACAGGCAAGCAGGAACTGACCAGGAATCACTGTGCCAAGGAATTTCACGCCCTGAAGAACTGCTTCATGTCTGCGGTGAGTTACTTTACTCGACCATACCCGCACTGCAAAGGGAGCAGAGCCCAATTCTGCGTTTCAAAACGACACTATATAGTACATATGCGTATTGATCCATTTTTCAGCAGTTTTGTAAGATGGTTAATACTGTAGGTATGCATGTCTTACCTTTTTTACCTGTCCAGTCAGCCACAGCGAGGTATGATTTGTGTAACCAATCCCGAGGAGATTTTAGCATGTTTTTGCTCAAATTCCTGCCAGCTAAGCGAGGGTGTTCCTGAATGCCAGGACTGTGATCAGGTCCACTCACTGCTTGTTACGAAACCAGCTGGCATTATTCCCTTGGTAAAATACAGTCTGCTTGATATTAATGCTGGCTATTGTCTATCATATGAAGTGTAATGCATCCACGAGTAAATGTCACTATTGAACATACTTAAATTCTTGGTGTAAATTGGAGAGGAAGAAATCAATGCATGGTCTTCTGGGGACACACTGCAGCTACAGCTTTCAGAAGTTCAGTATGGATCAGGGCTAATCAGGAATCTGTTTCAGGTTTACTGTAGCGATTGATTGTGAAGCGCCTAATGAGGCGTGCACAAATGATGTTCTTTACATGCTTTCCAGAGGTTTCTTCTGAGAGGACACATttaactattttattatttttccctgCAGGCCAAGAAGAGTGCAAAGTAGATTTTCTTTACTTCATTGGAAGATAACAATGCTAACGCAGTTAAAGCCGGCAGACTCTGAGTCGGGATCCTCACACAATGCCAGATGTGATGCTACAGGAGAACAGCTGCATAGTGTTGGACAGTGTGTTTTGTGCAACGACTCTGCACTGAGGAATACAGAAAGCTATGGTCCAAGACTTTACCCCCTGCACAAGCCTTAGTCACCATCCGGAGTGCTACTCTATTACAGATTTTATAGGTTTGAATGAATTAGTATTTATTTTCAGACCAAATTTCATTTAACAGTACATGACTGAAACAAAGACCCTGGACTGGAAGAGAAAGGTTAATTAACCCTGGTCTAAGCTATGGTCAAAAATGTTTTTCAGATAAATCAACTAAAAATCCTGGCTCAATTAATAAATGTTAAcataatgaatgtgtttttttttgttgtgttaaaCAGTGAAAGGAATCTTTTTCAATATATTTGTAACCTGAACCTTAGGAAGGCTAATCCTATCAAGTTTCAGTCTGAGATAAGTAACGTTAGTTCTGTTTATATGTCCTTCTTCATGTACTGGTCCAAGTCTGACAGAACTCTCACAGTTCAAATTCAGATTGCATCACCATAGCTGCTTAATTCCAACTCTCTTAAGACTTTCCAAGAGCTAGGAAGATTGTGAAGAAAACAACTCATTAACAACACAGCCCAATCTCTCCTTATACAGTCTAACACATTCACCCATTACTCCAGGGTGCAGCTTTGTTGTGCGAAAGGAAAACATACCAATCATGTTTCAAACCAAGTGAGGTGAAATTCAGAGGTCTTGTTAGCGCTTTCTCACTACTTTATAATATTTCCAGGTttgttttcctttcacaaaagtAATGCAAATTGCACCcaggagtaaaaagctttgattaATAGGGTGCATTATGTTTATAATACATCACACATTGCCATAAAATCATGGCCCTAATTATTAGGTCCCTGTAGCCCATATTTAAAGGTGTGCGTCGCTCATTAGAGAAAGGGAGAACTGTGTGCAGGACTAAAGGCTGTAAAACTCACCTCTAATGATGGGATCAGCTCGCTTGCCAAGGAGGTTTGTAATTAGAAGCATGTTGTTAACGCATGAAATTACCACTAGGGCCAAAAGGTTTGCTTTTGAAAAGTTGAAATCATGGCAAAGTTATTCAGCTGTTCTCTTGCTAAATCACTGGCCTCAAGTCAGGTTTCTGACCTTTAGGGGGGGTTACTAACATCAAACGTTTTGTTTTAGCCGCTCCTCCTAATTAAGTCACTAACCTGTCTTTCAAGACTGTTATCAAGGTTAGTCTTtagaagaaaaacaaatggaGAACAGAAgtttttgttgtttctttaaaaaaaaaaaaaaataaactcgaCTGCAGGAGAACAAACTCGAACCTTCAGCCAGGGATACTGTGGGGTCTGTTCAATTCATCTAAACCCCATTGATTAAACTGTTACAACAAGAACATAGCCTCGGTGTTGTTTTACATGTATTAGTACAGACAGAAATACATGAGAGGCTTAACACTGTTGCAGGTTTCATTTTCATAATCTAGGAAAGTGCTGAGAATTTACTCTGTATTCGTAGGTAATggattaagaaacaaaaaaattcGAAGAACAATGCTTTGagcactagatggcagcataaacacaaacttTATTCAAATCAAAGAATATTTTGGACTTAAAccagaacaaaaaacagcactttCAATTTAGTACAAACACATCTAAAACAACCTTTGTCAATGTATTGCtttaatatttaatgttaatTGTGTCCATTGGTCACAAAACAATTGCGCTAGGCCTGCACCTTCTTTTATAACCCGACGACAGCACATAGCCAACAggatcaaaaacattttttttaagaggTTTGActacatataaacacacacacacacacacacacacacaatttgattAAACAAGTATCTGGGGCACCATGGTGCTCaagagattaaaataaataaaaggatcagtttaaaatatgtataaacTCTGCCCCACAGCCGGATGCCTCCCTCTCGGTCTCGGAGCAGTCATCAGcccagcagggatggaaattaaaTTCAATCACAGGGACAGACATTAACAGCCACGCTCGCTCTTTACAGCTCAGCACGGGGGCTGTGTTCAGCTGATATTAAACCATTTCACTGGGGATGCAAAATAATCAACTGCAATCTCAGGGTCATTCGGGGAGAGCGTAAGAGAAGCGCTTTACCTCTTTTATTGCAACTTACTGTGGCGTTCATCAGCCAGCGAGTCAAACACAAAGAAACAGCGAACAAGGCTAGAAAGAGGAGGGACTGGCAGATTACTGGAAAGGAAGCACAGAGGCCGATAAAGGATATTCACTTCTAGCTGACTTATGCCCATAGTCTAGTCCCTGTAAACTGTCCAGTGCATAGGGTTCAGTCTTAGACCCATACATATGAAAGTGGTAAACTTGAGACTAACGTGCATTCTGATCTtaaaaggaattttttttttttttttttactgaaactgaCATGACTTCTAGATTTGTCTCAGCTGCATCAGTTAAAAGACTCTCCCAAAAAGAGTTCCAGTAAAAGATATGGCATGATTTCTGACGCCAGGTACTCTCCAGGATGATGAAATCTATCGTCACATTCTCTTCCAAGAAACATGGCACAAGTTTCATAATAACCGTGTGCAACAAATACCAGTTCTATTAATTGCAATCCTACACACATATGCGGAACATACTAACATACAGTGTTGCCACTTTATTAGGGGAGAGTTGTTTGCGAGACATGGGACACTGTCACTACAGACTTTGCATTTGTGCCTCCTATATAACATTACAAGACACTGACAGACAAAGAGATGGATAGAGGGAGGGCTGTCCCCACCCACCCTCAATGGTTTCCACACAGCTGCCACACAGACAGCGGCGTAAACAGGAAACAGGTGTGGAAGTGGGCCGTCCCTGGTGGAACCTCTCTTGCAAAGTCATACAGAGGTGCGCGACCCAGAAACAAACAGCCAGCAGGGGGcacctttatttttattaacatttacatCCTGGAGACACTTGCAGGTGTAGTTTCATagagaaaatgatttatttttgtggTGATTAGGATTGCTTTGCCCCAAATAGACCCACTTCATTCGAAGATGCAGTCAGAATAATGAACTGAGCACCCACTGGCACCTCCTGTTCAGGTCTGCAGCCAGCAGCCTCTTTACAGTATTAAACTGAACCCATTAAAGCCTTCACCGGGTCCTACAGCACTTAATCATGTATTAAACCTGTAGTGAAACAGCTGGCATTGGAGTAATGGCAATGGACACAGAACACACCAGTTTGTCACACTAGTGGGCTTTGTAGTAT
The DNA window shown above is from Acipenser ruthenus chromosome 17, fAciRut3.2 maternal haplotype, whole genome shotgun sequence and carries:
- the ndufaf8 gene encoding NADH dehydrogenase [ubiquinone] 1 alpha subcomplex assembly factor 8 codes for the protein MSGTNVWNRSRERMRRFPELLAQCAEEAAVYGKCVSVTTTGKQELTRNHCAKEFHALKNCFMSAAKKSAK